The Anopheles moucheti chromosome 3, idAnoMoucSN_F20_07, whole genome shotgun sequence genome contains the following window.
AAGGCGATAATGCTGCCGAAGGCGTGCGTGGTTTGAAGGCTCTGGGTATGCGGGACTTGAACTATAAAATGGCTTTTCTAGCCTGCTCGGTGCAAGTGACTTCGTCTCGATTCGGTGGTACCGACTTGCCGATGAGTGAGGTAACATCGGAAGACATGAAGAAGCACATGACTGACGCGGAATGGAACAAAGTGTATGAGATGTCCCGTGACCCTAGACTGTATTCACACCTAATCAACAGCCTTTTCCCCTCGATCTACGGTAACGACGAAGTAAAACGAGGAAttctgctgatgctgttcgGTGGTGTAGCCAAAACTACACAGGAGAGTAAGTGGTTGAAAGTTCATCTAAACAAATCTAATTTCACAATCCGTCTAATCGCTTGGGTCTgtggtttgtttgtatattGCAGAAACTACACTTCGTGGTGACGTTAACGTGTGTATCGTGGGTGATCCCAGCACAGCCAAATCCCAGTTCCTGAAACAAGTATCGGACTTTTCGCCCCGTGCGGTGTACACATCGGGTAAAGCATCTTCTGCTGCCGGTCTGACGGCGGCCGTTGTAAGAGATGAGGAAAGTTTCGATTTTGTTATCGAAGCCGGAGCACTTATGCTGGCGGATAATGGAATTTGTTGTATCGATGAGTTCGACAAGATGGACCCGCACGACCAGGTTGCAATTCACGAAGCCatggaacaacaaacaatttccatTGCTAAAGCGGGCGTACGAGCCACACTGAACGCTCGCACCTCGATCTTGGCCGCAGCCAATCCTATCGGTGGCCGGTATGATCGGTCGAAATCGCTACAGCAGAACATTCAGCTGACGGCTCCGATTATGTCGCGTTTCGATCTGTTTTTCATTCTGGTTGATGAGTGCAATGAGGTAGTTGATTACGCGATCGCTAGAAAGATTATCGATCTGCATTCCCATATCGAAAATCGTGTAGAACAGGCCTATTCGCGTGAGGACGTGCTGAGGTACATAATGTTTGCACGCCAGTTTAAACCAGTTATCAAACCCGAAGCCATGCAGCTGCTGGTTGAGAACTATGGACATTTGCGGCAGCGTGACACAGGCACAAGTGGTAAAAGCACTTGGCGAATTACCGTCCGACAGCTTGAAAGCATGATCCGTTTGAGTGAAGCGATGGCCAAAATGGAATGTAGTGAGGAGGTGACTGAACAGCATGTGAAGGAAGCTTACCGGTTGCTGAACAAATCGATCATCAGAGTGGAACAGCCGGATATTCATTTGGATGATGAGGAGGGGGAGGAAAGCGAAAACATTATGGATACTGCAGAGGACACACCCGAAGATACGCCAGCAACGAATGGATCTGATGAGAACGGTCACGAAGCAACGGCTGTCACCAAGAAGAAACTCACACTTTCCTTTGAAGAGTACAAAAATCTTTCCAATATGCTGGTCATCCATATGCGCAATGAGGAGAGTCGCATTGAATCAGAAGAAATCGAACAGGAAGGAATTAGCAAGACGCAGTTAATAAACTGGTACCTTGGTCAAGTTGAGGATCAACTGGAATCGTTGGAGGAACTGACGGAGCGaaagattttaattgaaaaggtgATCGATCGACTGATCTATCATGTGAGTAACAATGTTCATTAATCGATTGTTGTAGCGCCTGGGAATAGTTTTAACGTTATATTATGggttatttctttttgtggCAGGATCAAGTCATCATACCTCTGAAGAAGGCTGGACTCGACGAGAAAGGATCATCCGGGGACGAAGatgtgctgctggtggttCATCCTAATTACATTGTTGAAAGTTAATCTAATGAGTTACATACACCAACTTTTCTCACTTAATTGATGATGTAGTTTTGTAATAAGTAAGCGCgtgtttcattttgcttttttattccataTGAACAATAAACTTTACAATGATGTCATTATGCTGATATGTAAGGATATTGTACAAAGAGATGACAAAAGATGACAATGATTCAAACATTATGTTCGATACGTTTGATGCCACACCCTTACCCTTGCGATACTATTCGCATGAGGTTCaataaaattgtattaaaatcaACAAGCGGCCAAACATTATGCTTTTCATCCAGCACGTCGTAGGCTTTTAAATCGGGGAATATAACCTGTACTGTAAAACTGATTCAAGCAAATAGGAGATCTTCATTTCTCATATTTAGAACTCTCGGGTTTAGATACTCTCAAATTATATCGTTAT
Protein-coding sequences here:
- the LOC128303229 gene encoding DNA replication licensing factor Mcm6 is translated as MDVADAHVGQLRVRDEVGVRCQKLFLDFLEEFKEDGEIKYLKTVLDLVNPDRSTLEVSFEDVENYNQTLATAIIEEYYRIFPYLCQSVSNFVRDRTSLKKPKECYVSFVDVPTRHKVRELSTSKIGTLIRISGQVVRTHPVHPELVLGTFVCLDCQTEIRDVEQQFKFTNPTICRNPVCANRRRFMLEVDKSLFIDFQKVRIQETQAELPRGCIPRSVEVILRAEMVETVQAGDRYDFTGTLIVIPDVGALQLPGAKAEIGSRHKQGDNAAEGVRGLKALGMRDLNYKMAFLACSVQVTSSRFGGTDLPMSEVTSEDMKKHMTDAEWNKVYEMSRDPRLYSHLINSLFPSIYGNDEVKRGILLMLFGGVAKTTQEKTTLRGDVNVCIVGDPSTAKSQFLKQVSDFSPRAVYTSGKASSAAGLTAAVVRDEESFDFVIEAGALMLADNGICCIDEFDKMDPHDQVAIHEAMEQQTISIAKAGVRATLNARTSILAAANPIGGRYDRSKSLQQNIQLTAPIMSRFDLFFILVDECNEVVDYAIARKIIDLHSHIENRVEQAYSREDVLRYIMFARQFKPVIKPEAMQLLVENYGHLRQRDTGTSGKSTWRITVRQLESMIRLSEAMAKMECSEEVTEQHVKEAYRLLNKSIIRVEQPDIHLDDEEGEESENIMDTAEDTPEDTPATNGSDENGHEATAVTKKKLTLSFEEYKNLSNMLVIHMRNEESRIESEEIEQEGISKTQLINWYLGQVEDQLESLEELTERKILIEKVIDRLIYHDQVIIPLKKAGLDEKGSSGDEDVLLVVHPNYIVES